The genome window aacctttttcatttttatcattaaatatctcgtgcatccattattgaatatggttggtgaaaagcgaaaggcttctattgacggaggtgcaaggaagaggcaagccatttcatttgaaacaagggcaataataacaaagcttgatgcgtgttgcacgggaatacaacttgaatcgttcgaccgtcagtaccatttataaacagaaagatggagcagcaggacccaaatattgaacgttgcacaaagtttgcaaatcaattgaatgatgccgtacagtgctaccgcatcatttatgatgaaaaaaaagaagaaaactgtgcaatcgttattagatagcttcttttggccagtttctagtaaatctctctctctctctctatacagtactgtgcatattctctccattttattaaatgttttttttcagtacaaaccaatgctggttacatatacaagccttaaacatacaaatgcactcatataaaccttcaatatacttatataggccttaaacataaattataatacaaaatatcgcactgaatcaacttacaaacaaattcaacttatgaacaatcgctcggaacctaactcgttcgtaagtaggggagcgtctgtactcattagagagccgtcaatggcagtgaagttTATTGGATGAATAGGTTGATTGatgtaaaatacattgttttaaccgtttgtttgcaaccttatttGGGTGCTGCACAAGTGAAAAAAGGGGAGTTTTGTGATTTATCTTTTGCTCTGCTTTGTTCAAATCAGCCTTTTATATGATTATAATGTTACAATATCCCCCCAAGAatgaccccccccccaactTACATTTCCTGGTGATTTGGAATGGGCAGATTCTCCAAATCAGGATGCAAAAATACGTGATGGGGACATCCCTATTATTAAACGCTAGCCATCGCAGTGAAGAAAAACAATTCTTAATGCCTGCCATTTGTCTGTACTGTactgatgtatttattttgcgaTTATTTAACTGGAAGGGAAGACTTTGGAGGCCAGcgttcctttcctttttttgttttttgtttaaataggaTCTCTATCAAGTGGAAATAAAATGTCGTTTTTCTTCTCCGTGGTTCTCATCCGTCGCGTTGCGAGACTCGAGGTCGCGGTATGCGCTCGCCGATCCGCACGGCTGACGAGGCAACCATTAATGTCGGAAGCTTGGATAATCCATGTGGCAGCCATTGCTCTAATCATTATCTCCCAAACCGAGCGGAAACGTCCAACGAGACCAGACCAGGAGCTCGCCGCTCAGGCCCACCGTCTTTTTCGGCGAGGACGCACGGCGGCGGCCGACGTGACCTCCGTTTGACCAGCCGCTTGCCTCCGTCTGGGCGCAACCGCGTGCTAATCAGTGGCAGATGCCTTGATGGCAGATGAAAAGGAGAGCGGGAGAACATTAACGCCGCAAGCTTCCGGGCCTAAAGTCCTCTTATCCTGTTTCCAACAACATCCATCTCGTGCACTGCTGTATGTTatggaaagaaacaaaaaacaagcacaGCCTGAGCCGTGTCGATGTGTCGCAAAACCAtagattttgaaatatttggtgACCGttggggcagcccggtggatgagtggttggcgTTTAATTTAAATGGggtgtatattaaatgattcaatataaccccccatttaatatagggggtggtatattaaatggggggtggtatattaaatggggggtatattaaatggggggtggtatattaaatgggggtggtatattaaatgggggtggtatattaaatggggggtatattaaatgggggtggtatattaaatggggggtatattaaatggggggtggtatattaaatggggggtggtatattaaatagggggtggtatattaaatgggggtggtatattaaatggggggtggtatattaaatggggggtggtatattaaatggggggtggtatattaaatagggggtggtatattaaatgggggtggtatattaaatggcgggtggtatattaaatggggggtggtatattaaatggggggtggtatattaaatgaaattaaaattacattttgactgggaggactggcagcaAATAGATAAGATGATGTCAATGAATTAGTTAATgatggaaatatttttcttttttttttaaatttaggtcTCACTTTATTTAATATCGGAAAAAAGACAGACATTTGCTGCAAAGTCTATTTCCACTTTACCAGTTTTGCTCCTTTCGCTTCCACCCCAGGCCGCTAGGTGGCGTTATCTCGCCCTTAAATCTGAAAACAACACGGTGTTTGTTGTCAGGAAGTGGTCCAAAAAGTTCATGCTAATGTACCCAAGGCTGTCAACATGAACTAACCGTAGAAAGTCATGCGCTGAAAGCCCCCGAAGCCCCGGATTTTTTGGCGCTAACtgtattttatgtatatatcttttcatttaaagggGTAGAGCTGGAAAAACAAGCAAGTCATGAACGACAATTTTAATAGAGCCCCCGGAGCAGGGAGAAGCCGACATCCTCCCCCCGTAGACGCTGCACTCCCGAGTCCGGTTTGGGACAACGACGGTCGCTTAACCGTCTTCAACCAAGGGGAACCTTTGAGACAGCCTCGAACATACCCTTCTCCGGGCGATTTTAACATTAGCACGGCTACTGAAAATGGCGACGGCGGAGGTAAGGAAAGGGACACGACCGACTCGCGGCTAATGCTAACTAGCCTTTAGCATTTACTTTGGTTACCAAGCTCTTCTCTCCCATTTTTTGCTTACTTGGCTGCAGGCCTAAGTGCGTCACGTCTATTTCAACATATCTCACTTTCGCGTTCTTTTTCGCAAAGAAGCGAATGATTAAAGAACCGGAAGTATCGTAAGACCCCCCAAAATTACGTAGCATTGAGATAATTTAGCCTTTTCATCTTGTTTAGGAAAGGAAGTCGTTTCAAACTCTTGCTCATGTGTCAGTagaatttatacaaaaaaatatcatttaatgATGCAATGATGTGGTCAGATGACCGAGTGTGTTTTGCAtcccaaaaataattaatttacctATAAACTTTTGTTCAGGAGTTCAAAAAATAGGAAATGTAATagaaaaatgatgatttttcagtttttttaaactgcgATTCGATTTTACCTTGACTGGGAATGGTCGCTGCCgtccctctcagtcaaaatggagcgTCCATCGAGTTACCAAAGAGCACAGGGTGCCATGTCaagaatagacgtccaattcattgaaaCTGGCTCTGAGCGCTCATCGTTGACgctgctagatgtccaatccatttgaaaattgAAGAATCGCAAAGCACACGAGGAAACCGtatattgttctgttttcagATAGTAAAAGACAGAATGTAGACCAGTACAGTATAAATAACGACAGCCCTTCTAATCATTTGGACTCCTTGGTTGAATCGTCCAAACTCTCCGCCAGCGCCCCGGAGTTTGTCCCATACGTGGCGCCCCAAAGCGACGTGAGTATCACCATGGCGCCCGTCCTCTAAAGAATGCGCCACTCCAATTTccttgcctttttttccccgtgaAGGCGCAGCCATATTACGAGGACTACGACGACACGTTCGACGCTCCGTCCCTGGCCGACATGGTCCGAGACTTCCTTTGCCACCTGAGCTCCTCGCCCGGAATGTTCGAGTCGGACGTGGAGCATATAACGCACGTGCTGAATTCCTACGTGACGACGGTGGAGTTGTTGGCCGAGCTGGTGGAGCTGATCTACACGGAGGTTTGAATTAAGATTGACAGTTGTACCTCTATGAAATTAATCGGTTTCAGAATTTTTTTCGTAAGCACAGCagcactttatatgtaaattctgtcattCGTGCCATGGTCCTCAAAAAGCTGAAAACTAAACCCTGATCGTGGATCTTGTTTTCGCGTGTTGGGacggtcatttgcatatcagaGTTTGTCCCCCGaggcattcttaagtagaggtacgactgtatttgatttaacgcaagggtgtcagactcgggttggttcgcgggccgctttaacgtcaactcgatttcacgtgggccggaccattttagatataatatttagattttttttataaatggattaaaagaactggattaaaagccctgaatattcagtttttttatagatctaaaacaatgtttatttgagcttttttaaaatatatttttagattttacaaaaggatttttgaactaaaaacacagaaaaaaatggattaaaaaatgacaatgattgatttaaaagggggaaaatcaggaaatttaatatacagccatactctttatttgaatttgatcctaaaacagaaagtgggcactcatgatttactttcccggcccacgcaaaatgatgcggcgggccagatttggcccccgggccgccactttgacaattTGTGATTTAACAGATAAATTTGATTGCCGTGGGCCTTTTCTTCACAGTCCACCGCCATTCCAAACTTCTCGTACACGGGCGCTCGGCTTTGTAACTACCTGTCGCATCACCTGGAACTCAGCCCACCCGGCGGCAACTTTCGTCAGCTGCTCCTCAAAAGGTAAACTTCCCTCCCTGTTGTTTCTGGGCGCGCCGTACAACGAGAAAACCTCGGTTTGCAGGTGCCGAGAAGAATTTGAGAAGCGAGATGTGGCCGTACAAGGTGACCCCGACACGCGGAAAAAGTTCCACACGTTTGTGCTCTTTCTCGGAGAGCTCTACCTTCACCTGGAGGTAAGACAAGCAACCGTGTGGCGTGTTTTTGCACAATGATGAGGCAGATGCCGAATAGGAAGGTTGAAATCTCTGTGAAAGgccgttttattttgtttttgtttttgtttagctgAAGAGTAGCAAAGGAACTTTAGAGCGAGCTAAAATCCTCCTGCAAGCAATGAAAGACCTCCTGAACACTCTGCTTTCCAGTCCTGTGGATGCAAACATCGTCTGCGCCGTCAAACTACTCAAGGTAGGAATGCCTTGTTGACTACAGTGGtccctcgacatacgatcgtaatccgttccgagactgagatcgtatgacgagcttttcgtaactttttttttatccacgCAGACTTTATGTGGGTCAATGAATATGATTCATGTCGTGTCACAACTTTAATCTCCTGTTATTACCATTTTTCTCCGGTAAGGTTATTTTGAACTCGTCGCATAACTTATTTTTGACTCTAGTCTCGTGACATTATGATCTTTACCATGTAGTATGACTTCTtgaccgtgaccggatgattcgcctaaagacgacgtacgtttgacagacggacaggtcgccgaatggacgttccgccgaacgttcattcggccgaacggccggtcggccgaatgaacgttcggccgaacggccggtcggccgaatgaacgttcggccgaacggaggtttcgccgaaaccggattcgcacgctcgccccgcccccggatcgtgtgtgtacaagtttttcaacctcggcccgcgggccatatacagcccgttaggatttttaatccggcccgccgccggcgttgtccatatgatagtaaaaatcaatgatccaTTTCCcattgccgctcatcactctcaatttattagtctaccgtcaatggcagcccaggaataagcactcttgggcgggcatggcagcccaagtcgcaataaggcaaaaaaaacgtctatgtacgtccattcgccaaacggctcaaaatgctctcaaattcagtcaaatccagccgaaaatagCGTCTAATGATTCAATGAAAATACTTGTATTAGAAcagagcccagggaagtgaattcctcggtaccCTTCTTGACAGATCGTTCCCATCTTCACGGTGGTTGACAATACTGAATCGCACTTATATATTggctttatttaaataaaaaaaaaaagattatgtatttttttttaagctgacTGGTTCCGCCTTGGACGACGCctggaaaaaaagtggaagCACTTTCATGGAACAGCTGATCCAGAGGATAGAAACCATCGTACTGGATGCTACTTGCAGTAGGTGCGTGAGGCTTCATGTCTTATCAGCTCGGAACACGACGCTAAATGGAGGGCGGCCACGTTTTGTGGTGCCGCGACCGCCGCCCTTTTCTGTTCACACCGACCTTGACCTTGCCAACAAGTCAATTCCTTCTCCAGGGATGCCCGACAAATGCTCCTCAAGCTAGTGGAGCTGAGGTCCAGCGACTGGGGAAGAGTGTCCACCGCGGCGGCCAGCAACGCCACCCCCGATAACGACCCCAACTACTTCATGGCGAGTGAAAAAGTCCACTTTTTTTGCACCGTTACCTCAATtcttattttattgttattactttgtcaaCAGAACGAACCTACCTTCTACACAGAAGACGGAAAACCTTTTACAGCAGCAGACCCAGGTAAAAATGAAAGGACATCATtccatgtaccgtattttcacgactatatggcgcatcgtatttttagccgcagtgtcagtaacgagtgctatttctgtattttaaacacacaacggacgcaccgtttttttagacgcatatatattatatatggatgaacatcgaaacgcaatagcgctggctaccggaagcagcctatttccggtttccggtgcgcagtgactgctgggatatatagttcttgtgcgctacacccacacgctaaaaacacgtttttaaaaaggcaacggaagcaaaaccgagttcggttgtactttatttagccattttacaacttactcacgtcatcatcacacacaaatccatcaaagtcctcattttctgtgtccgaattgaacaattgtccaaatgagtcatcgaaaacgctgagttttatacgttcgtccaggcggccacaatccattcgcaaatagtagctagctggtagctagcgtaacttttccaacagtgctttccatgctttgtcaagctgtattgatgtccatgtatacaggccacaatccattgggtgtattgacaaaagaactactacatatcccagcagtcactgcgcagtactttgtctacgggaaaatagtagagtcggtgtaccctatcaactgattcattttattttatcgtgataacaattttagtattggtccatatataaagcgcactgtaTTATTAGgagccctgtctattttggagaacatttaagacttatgtgcgccttatagtcgtgaaaatacggtagctttACTGTCATTTCCTGAAGTTTCTCTTCTAAATGGGAGCGTTTTGCTTCCAGAGTATGCTGAGAAATACCAAGAGCTCATGGAAAAGCAAGATTATTTCCACGAGTTTGgtggagaaaatgaaaatgaaacggAAACAGACGAGTAAGTCCTTCTAGTTGTTTTTCTTATAGTGTTTGTGTCGTATTCCATATCACAAATGGGCTTCATTTATATATGTAAAATCCATCACTGATAAAATATGATGCGCTTTCCCAGGTACGACTTTGACGACGAGATGGACCCTGAGATTGAAGAAGCCTATGAGAGTTTCTGCTTG of Stigmatopora argus isolate UIUO_Sarg chromosome 5, RoL_Sarg_1.0, whole genome shotgun sequence contains these proteins:
- the paip1 gene encoding polyadenylate-binding protein-interacting protein 1 encodes the protein MNDNFNRAPGAGRSRHPPPVDAALPSPVWDNDGRLTVFNQGEPLRQPRTYPSPGDFNISTATENGDGGDSKRQNVDQYSINNDSPSNHLDSLVESSKLSASAPEFVPYVAPQSDAQPYYEDYDDTFDAPSLADMVRDFLCHLSSSPGMFESDVEHITHVLNSYVTTVELLAELVELIYTESTAIPNFSYTGARLCNYLSHHLELSPPGGNFRQLLLKRCREEFEKRDVAVQGDPDTRKKFHTFVLFLGELYLHLELKSSKGTLERAKILLQAMKDLLNTLLSSPVDANIVCAVKLLKLTGSALDDAWKKSGSTFMEQLIQRIETIVLDATCSRDARQMLLKLVELRSSDWGRVSTAAASNATPDNDPNYFMNEPTFYTEDGKPFTAADPEYAEKYQELMEKQDYFHEFGGENENETETDEYDFDDEMDPEIEEAYESFCLESEKKRQQ